A single genomic interval of Flavobacterium sp. N2820 harbors:
- a CDS encoding DUF3108 domain-containing protein gives MKKIILLLVLFVFTNSFVQRENAYTTGEWFKLRIHYGMVNAGYATLEIKDAVKNNKKVHHVIGKGWTVGMTKFFFKVDDNYESYIDKETGKPYQFVRKIDEGGYTKNQEGFFNQNKNTVLVKDYKKKTEKTFSVPEEVQDIVSSFYYLRNHPKIDKLKVGESIAIDMFFDNETTKFKLKFLGREDISTKFGKVSCLMFRPYVQAGRVFKEEESLTVWVSDDDNKIPIRLKASLAVGSLKADIEAFKGLKHSFKIKVK, from the coding sequence ATGAAAAAAATTATCTTACTTCTCGTTCTTTTTGTCTTCACAAATTCGTTTGTTCAAAGAGAAAATGCATACACAACTGGCGAATGGTTTAAACTCCGAATCCATTATGGAATGGTCAATGCAGGTTACGCCACTTTAGAAATCAAAGATGCAGTTAAGAATAATAAAAAAGTACACCATGTAATTGGTAAAGGTTGGACAGTTGGAATGACTAAATTTTTCTTTAAAGTTGATGATAATTATGAAAGTTATATCGACAAAGAAACAGGAAAACCTTATCAATTTGTTAGAAAAATAGACGAAGGTGGGTATACTAAAAATCAAGAAGGTTTTTTTAATCAAAATAAAAACACCGTTTTAGTCAAAGATTATAAAAAGAAAACCGAAAAAACATTTAGTGTACCTGAAGAGGTTCAAGATATTGTTTCTTCTTTTTATTATTTGAGAAATCATCCAAAAATTGATAAACTTAAAGTTGGAGAGTCAATCGCGATTGATATGTTTTTTGATAATGAGACTACAAAGTTTAAGTTAAAATTTTTAGGTAGAGAAGATATAAGCACTAAATTTGGAAAAGTTTCTTGTTTGATGTTCAGACCTTATGTACAAGCAGGTAGAGTTTTTAAAGAAGAAGAAAGTTTAACTGTTTGGGTATCAGATGACGACAATAAAATTCCTATCCGATTAAAAGCAAGTTTAGCGGTTGGGTCTTTAAAAGCAGA
- the hppD gene encoding 4-hydroxyphenylpyruvate dioxygenase has protein sequence MSQELKSVEYGLEKIFEGAQDFLPLLGTDYVEFYVGNAKQAAHFYKTAFGFQSHAYKGLETGSKDSVSYVLKQDKIRLVLTTALRSDSPIGEHVKKHGDGVKIVALWVEDARKSFEETTKRGARVFMEPTVEKDEFGEVVRAGIYTYGETVHMFVERKNYTGVFMPGFVEQKSDYNPAPVGLKYIDHMVGNVGWNEMNTWVKWYEDVMGFVNFLSFDDKQITTEYSALMSKVMSNGNGRIKFPINEPAEGKKKSQIEEYLDFYEGPGVQHIAVATDDIITTVAEMRARGIEFLSTPPQAYYDAIPERLKDHMSKFKEDINELQKLGIMIDADEEGYLLQIFTKPVEDRPTLFFEIIQRMGARGFGAGNFKALFESIEREQALRGTL, from the coding sequence ATGTCACAGGAATTAAAATCAGTCGAATACGGCTTAGAAAAAATATTTGAAGGCGCTCAAGATTTCTTGCCTTTATTAGGAACAGATTACGTAGAATTTTACGTTGGAAATGCAAAACAAGCAGCTCATTTTTACAAAACAGCTTTTGGTTTTCAATCACATGCATACAAAGGTTTAGAAACAGGATCAAAAGATTCAGTTAGTTATGTGTTAAAGCAAGATAAAATCCGTTTGGTATTAACAACGGCTTTAAGAAGCGATTCACCAATTGGTGAACACGTAAAAAAACATGGTGATGGGGTAAAAATTGTAGCACTTTGGGTAGAAGATGCAAGAAAATCTTTTGAAGAAACTACAAAACGTGGCGCTAGAGTTTTTATGGAACCAACAGTTGAAAAAGATGAATTTGGTGAAGTAGTACGCGCTGGAATTTATACTTATGGAGAAACTGTTCACATGTTTGTAGAGCGTAAAAATTATACTGGCGTGTTTATGCCAGGATTTGTGGAGCAAAAATCTGACTACAATCCAGCTCCAGTTGGATTGAAATACATTGACCACATGGTTGGAAATGTTGGTTGGAACGAAATGAATACTTGGGTAAAATGGTATGAAGACGTAATGGGATTTGTAAATTTCTTATCCTTTGACGACAAACAAATTACTACAGAATATTCAGCCTTGATGTCTAAAGTAATGAGTAACGGAAACGGAAGAATAAAATTCCCAATCAACGAACCAGCTGAAGGGAAGAAAAAATCTCAAATTGAAGAATATTTAGATTTTTATGAAGGCCCAGGTGTGCAACATATAGCGGTTGCTACAGATGATATTATTACTACAGTAGCAGAAATGCGTGCACGAGGAATCGAGTTTTTAAGCACACCACCACAAGCGTATTATGATGCAATTCCTGAGCGTTTAAAAGATCATATGTCAAAATTTAAAGAAGATATTAATGAACTTCAAAAATTAGGAATCATGATTGATGCCGATGAAGAAGGTTATTTATTACAAATTTTTACAAAGCCAGTTGAAGATCGTCCAACACTTTTCTTTGAAATTATTCAAAGAATGGGCGCACGAGGATTCGGTGCAGGAAACTTTAAAGCGCTTTTTGAGTCCATTGAACGCGAGCAAGCTTTGCGAGGAACGCTATAA
- a CDS encoding homogentisate 1,2-dioxygenase: MPIYHKLGEIPRKRHTQFRKPNGDLYYEQLFGTVGFDGMSTNMYHEQRPTQVKEIRKKYSVAPKIANANNIQSYKLRGFEVAPQDDFLESRKIVLTNSDCHIVLAAPRKSTTDYFYKNTDSDEVIFIHKGTGKLRTMLGNLDFSYGDYLVVPRGMIYKIDFDTEDNRLFIVESRRPVYTPKQYRNWFGQLLEHSPFCERDIRRPEELETNNEKGEFIIKIKKKDEIFEMVYASHPFDVVGYDGYNYPYAFSIHDFEPITGRIHLPPPVHQTFETDAFVICSFVPRLYDYHPLAIPAPYNHSNIDADEVLYYVDGDFMSRNDVKPGNISLHPAGIPHGPHPGAAERSIGKKETLELAVMVDTFKPLMVTEEAMKIADDTYYQSWLEE, encoded by the coding sequence ATGCCAATATATCATAAATTAGGAGAAATCCCTCGCAAACGTCATACACAATTCCGTAAACCAAACGGCGATTTGTATTATGAACAATTGTTTGGAACAGTAGGTTTTGACGGTATGTCAACCAACATGTATCATGAACAACGTCCTACTCAAGTTAAAGAAATTAGAAAAAAATACAGTGTTGCACCAAAAATTGCCAACGCCAACAACATTCAATCTTACAAACTAAGAGGGTTTGAAGTGGCACCACAAGACGATTTTTTAGAAAGTAGAAAAATTGTATTGACTAATTCAGATTGTCATATTGTATTAGCAGCACCAAGAAAGTCTACAACCGATTATTTTTATAAAAATACCGATTCAGACGAAGTAATTTTTATTCATAAAGGGACAGGAAAATTAAGAACCATGCTTGGAAATTTAGATTTCAGCTACGGTGATTATTTGGTTGTGCCTCGTGGAATGATTTATAAAATTGACTTCGATACAGAAGACAACAGATTGTTTATTGTAGAATCGCGTCGTCCAGTGTATACACCAAAACAATACAGAAACTGGTTTGGCCAATTATTAGAACATTCTCCATTTTGCGAACGTGATATTCGCCGTCCAGAAGAATTAGAAACTAATAATGAAAAAGGAGAATTCATCATCAAAATCAAAAAGAAAGATGAAATTTTCGAAATGGTATATGCTTCACATCCTTTTGATGTTGTAGGTTATGACGGATACAATTATCCATATGCTTTTTCAATTCATGATTTCGAACCAATTACTGGTAGAATTCATTTACCTCCACCCGTGCACCAAACATTTGAAACAGATGCTTTCGTAATTTGTTCCTTTGTACCAAGATTATATGATTATCATCCATTAGCTATTCCTGCACCATATAACCATAGTAATATTGATGCCGATGAGGTTTTGTATTATGTGGATGGAGATTTTATGAGTAGAAACGATGTAAAACCAGGAAATATTTCGTTACATCCTGCCGGAATTCCTCACGGACCCCACCCAGGAGCAGCAGAAAGAAGTATTGGTAAAAAAGAAACATTGGAATTAGCCGTAATGGTTGATACATTCAAACCTCTAATGGTGACTGAAGAAGCTATGAAAATAGCTGATGATACGTATTACCAATCTTGGTTAGAAGAATAA
- a CDS encoding patatin-like phospholipase family protein: MKQFFLFASLFFLSQVALGQEKTIENTRPKVGLVLSGGGAKGLAHIGVLKVIDSLGIQVDYIGGTSMGAVVGGLYASGYTANQLDSIFSKIDVDALLQDYTPRESKSFYEKRNDEIYALTLPFNNFKLGLPSGLSKGLYNFNLMSKLTQHVSDVRDFDKLPIPFLCIATDVETGEQIVLDEGILAQAIIASGALPTLYSPVEINGRLFIDGGVVNNYPVEELKNRGVDFIIGIDVQDGLKNREQLKDVTAVLAQINNFSMIEKMEGKRNLTNIYIKPDIKGYSVVSFDKGKEIIKKGNEKANEFIKELLPLRNIDERPVYKVVQNDSIFIRDITFNKLENFTRAYIVGKLKIKRNTKVPIAQIEKGISNLNATQNFSAISYSFEKTQSGERLALQLKENKNNTFLKFGLHYDDLYKSGVLVNYTHKKLIAKNDVASLDVILGDNFRYNFDYYIDNGFYWSFGFNSKFNSFNRNIATDFSNGIVFTDLGINSINIDFTDITNQAYVQTIFAQKFSFGAGLEFKYLNIESETLENTTPIFDKSNYVSAFGYLKYDSFNQKYFPKKGWSFSGDLKTFLYSSDYTNEFERFSIAKADVGIVFEPLKRATIKLQSEGGFAIGERSISFFDFVLGGYGFVSANNIRPFMGYDFLSLAGDSYVKGTVTLDYEFYKKHHVNFTGNFANLGNRIFEHIEGWLTKPKYTGYGFGYGMESIIGPLEIKHSWSPDTKDHYTWFSVGFWF; the protein is encoded by the coding sequence ATGAAGCAGTTTTTCTTGTTTGCGAGTTTATTCTTCTTAAGCCAAGTTGCCCTCGGACAAGAGAAAACTATTGAAAATACCCGGCCAAAAGTTGGGCTTGTTTTAAGTGGTGGTGGAGCAAAAGGCTTAGCTCATATTGGCGTTTTAAAAGTAATCGATTCACTTGGAATTCAAGTAGATTATATTGGAGGAACTAGTATGGGAGCTGTTGTTGGAGGCTTGTATGCCTCTGGTTACACAGCCAATCAATTGGATTCTATTTTTTCTAAAATAGATGTAGACGCTTTACTTCAAGACTATACACCACGCGAATCAAAATCATTTTATGAAAAACGAAATGACGAAATTTATGCATTGACACTTCCTTTTAATAATTTTAAATTAGGATTGCCCTCTGGACTTTCAAAAGGGTTGTATAATTTCAATTTGATGTCAAAATTAACACAGCATGTTAGTGATGTGAGAGATTTTGATAAACTCCCAATTCCTTTTCTTTGTATAGCAACTGATGTAGAAACAGGCGAACAAATTGTTTTAGATGAAGGCATTTTAGCACAAGCTATAATTGCAAGTGGAGCATTGCCCACATTATATAGTCCTGTTGAAATCAATGGGAGATTGTTTATAGATGGAGGAGTAGTTAATAATTATCCTGTTGAAGAACTCAAAAATAGAGGTGTTGATTTTATTATAGGAATTGATGTTCAAGATGGTTTAAAAAACAGAGAGCAATTAAAAGATGTAACTGCTGTTTTAGCTCAAATCAACAATTTTTCTATGATTGAAAAAATGGAAGGAAAACGAAATTTGACAAATATTTACATAAAACCAGACATTAAAGGGTATTCTGTCGTGTCTTTTGATAAAGGAAAAGAAATTATTAAAAAAGGAAACGAAAAAGCCAATGAGTTTATCAAAGAATTATTGCCTCTTAGAAATATTGATGAAAGACCTGTTTATAAAGTGGTTCAAAATGATTCTATTTTTATTCGAGACATCACTTTTAATAAGCTAGAAAATTTCACAAGAGCATATATAGTTGGAAAGTTAAAAATTAAAAGAAATACTAAAGTTCCCATTGCACAGATTGAAAAAGGAATTTCAAATTTAAACGCTACGCAAAACTTTAGTGCGATAAGTTATTCGTTTGAAAAAACACAATCAGGTGAAAGATTGGCATTGCAGCTTAAAGAGAATAAAAACAATACTTTTTTAAAGTTTGGACTTCATTATGATGATTTGTATAAAAGTGGCGTTTTGGTAAATTATACCCATAAAAAGCTAATCGCAAAAAATGATGTTGCTTCTTTAGATGTTATTTTAGGAGATAATTTTAGGTATAATTTTGATTACTATATAGATAATGGATTTTATTGGAGTTTTGGTTTTAACTCAAAATTTAATTCGTTCAATAGAAATATTGCTACTGATTTTTCAAACGGAATTGTTTTTACCGATTTAGGAATTAATTCAATTAATATAGACTTTACAGACATCACAAATCAAGCATATGTTCAAACTATTTTTGCTCAAAAATTTTCTTTTGGGGCAGGTTTAGAATTTAAATATTTGAATATCGAATCTGAAACCTTAGAAAATACGACTCCAATTTTTGATAAAAGTAATTATGTGTCTGCTTTTGGATATCTGAAGTACGATTCTTTTAATCAAAAATACTTTCCAAAGAAAGGATGGTCTTTTTCAGGGGATTTAAAAACATTTTTATACTCCTCTGATTACACCAATGAATTTGAGCGTTTTTCAATTGCAAAAGCCGATGTTGGAATTGTTTTTGAGCCTTTAAAAAGAGCTACTATTAAATTGCAAAGCGAAGGAGGTTTTGCTATTGGCGAGCGTTCTATTTCCTTTTTTGATTTTGTATTAGGCGGTTATGGATTTGTTTCAGCAAATAACATTAGACCTTTCATGGGGTATGATTTTTTGAGTTTGGCTGGAGATAGTTATGTAAAAGGGACGGTTACTTTAGATTATGAGTTTTACAAAAAACATCATGTAAATTTCACAGGAAATTTTGCCAATTTAGGAAACAGAATTTTTGAGCATATTGAAGGTTGGTTAACAAAGCCAAAATATACCGGCTATGGATTTGGTTATGGAATGGAATCAATCATTGGTCCACTTGAAATAAAACATTCGTGGTCACCCGATACAAAAGATCACTACACTTGGTTTTCCGTTGGTTTTTGGTTTTAA
- the uvrC gene encoding excinuclease ABC subunit UvrC, whose product MQTPLELQIQTLPDNPGVYQYYDKDGKILYVGKAKNLKKRVQSYFTKNHDNYKTSVLVKKIVAIKHIVVPTETDALLLENNLIKKLQPRYNVLLRDDKTYPWICIKNERFPRIFSTRKMIKDGSEYFGPYTSFKTVHTILDLIKELYPLRTCNYDLSKTNIDSGKFKVCLEYHIGNCKGPCEGFESLENYQNQIEKIRQILKGNFKESLKDFKKLMTDLAIDMKFEEAQKIKEKIEVLENYQSRSTILNPKISNLDVFSIISDETMAYVNFLQISHGAIVRSHTLELKKKLDETNEELLELAVVELRERFHLNAREIVVPFAIDLGENIKVTVPQLGDKKQILELSERNAKYYRLDQLKQIQIVDPERHTNRIMAQMQKDLRLSVEPRHIECFDNSNIQGTNPVAACVVFKDGKPSKKDYRHFNIKTVEGPNDFASMEEVVYRRYKRMLDENQPLPQLIIIDGGKGQLSSALKSIDDLGLRGKIAIIGIAKRLEELFYPGDSAPLYLDKKSETLKVIQFLRNEAHRFGITHHRDKRSKSALTNSLESIPGIGEKTMITLMKHFKSVKRLQAAEEKAISEVVGVSKAKKISDFYKNNPQKN is encoded by the coding sequence ATGCAAACACCATTAGAACTTCAAATCCAAACTTTACCCGATAATCCAGGGGTGTATCAATATTATGATAAAGATGGGAAAATTCTATATGTTGGAAAAGCGAAAAACTTAAAAAAACGCGTTCAATCGTATTTTACTAAGAATCATGATAATTATAAAACATCCGTTTTAGTTAAGAAAATTGTTGCCATAAAACACATTGTTGTTCCTACAGAAACCGATGCGTTATTGTTGGAAAACAATTTGATAAAAAAACTACAACCACGTTATAATGTGTTGCTTCGCGATGATAAAACGTATCCGTGGATTTGTATCAAAAATGAACGATTCCCTAGGATATTTTCTACTAGAAAAATGATTAAAGATGGTTCGGAATATTTTGGACCGTATACCAGTTTTAAAACCGTTCACACAATTCTAGATTTAATCAAAGAATTGTATCCACTTCGAACATGTAATTATGATTTATCAAAAACAAATATCGATTCGGGAAAATTTAAAGTGTGTTTAGAATATCATATTGGAAATTGCAAAGGGCCTTGCGAAGGTTTTGAGTCGTTAGAAAATTACCAAAATCAGATTGAAAAAATTCGTCAAATTTTAAAAGGAAATTTCAAAGAAAGTTTAAAAGATTTCAAGAAATTGATGACCGATTTGGCAATAGATATGAAGTTTGAAGAAGCGCAAAAAATCAAAGAAAAAATCGAGGTTTTAGAAAATTATCAATCGCGTTCCACAATTTTGAATCCTAAAATTTCGAATTTGGACGTGTTTTCAATTATTTCTGATGAAACAATGGCGTATGTGAACTTTTTACAAATTTCGCATGGAGCAATCGTTCGTTCGCATACATTGGAATTAAAGAAAAAATTAGACGAAACCAACGAAGAATTGTTAGAATTAGCCGTAGTTGAGTTACGCGAACGTTTTCATTTAAATGCGCGAGAAATTGTAGTTCCATTTGCAATTGATTTGGGCGAAAATATTAAAGTTACTGTTCCACAATTAGGCGATAAAAAGCAAATTTTAGAATTATCAGAACGTAACGCAAAATATTACCGATTAGACCAATTAAAGCAAATTCAAATCGTTGATCCAGAGCGACACACCAATCGCATCATGGCACAAATGCAAAAAGATTTGCGTTTGTCAGTAGAACCAAGACATATTGAATGTTTTGATAATTCAAATATTCAAGGAACTAATCCTGTAGCGGCTTGTGTGGTGTTTAAAGATGGAAAGCCAAGTAAGAAAGATTACCGTCATTTTAATATTAAAACTGTTGAAGGACCAAATGATTTTGCCTCAATGGAAGAAGTAGTGTATCGAAGATATAAACGAATGTTAGATGAAAATCAGCCATTGCCTCAATTGATTATTATTGATGGAGGAAAGGGGCAATTATCATCAGCATTAAAAAGCATTGATGATTTAGGTTTACGAGGCAAAATTGCCATTATCGGAATTGCAAAACGTTTGGAAGAATTGTTTTATCCAGGTGATTCTGCACCATTGTATTTAGATAAAAAATCGGAAACCTTGAAGGTAATTCAGTTTTTAAGAAACGAAGCTCATCGATTTGGCATCACGCACCATCGCGACAAGCGAAGTAAATCGGCACTAACCAATAGTTTAGAAAGTATTCCTGGAATTGGCGAAAAAACCATGATTACATTGATGAAACATTTCAAAAGTGTTAAAAGATTGCAAGCTGCAGAAGAAAAAGCAATTTCTGAAGTTGTAGGTGTTTCAAAAGCCAAAAAAATTTCCGACTTTTACAAGAACAATCCCCAAAAAAATTAA
- a CDS encoding succinylglutamate desuccinylase/aspartoacylase family protein produces MTAKKPLVILKETILAGESKTINMEIAKLHTMTKLKIPVIVERSKLDGPTVLFTACLHGDEINGTEIVRQLIIQKINKPKRGTIICIPIINVFGFVNQTREFPDGRDLNRVFPGSKTGSLASRFAYYILKDIIPHVDYAIDFHAGGASRFNAPQIRIVPENLELKELSDVFNAPFTLYSKNITGSFRNSCDKLDVKMLLFEGGKSLDLNLQVTEEAVEGTKRFLEHLEMLNPRKKTSIPKKKTIYIEKSNWIRAKYSGMFHGLTTIGSFVKKGELLATISDPYGKIEHKVKAPHEGYIINVNDAPIIYQGDAIFHISTHLA; encoded by the coding sequence ATGACCGCCAAAAAACCACTTGTAATCCTTAAAGAGACCATTTTAGCTGGAGAAAGCAAAACCATTAACATGGAAATTGCCAAATTGCACACCATGACAAAATTGAAAATTCCGGTTATTGTGGAACGTTCAAAATTAGATGGCCCAACGGTTTTATTTACCGCTTGTTTACACGGCGATGAAATCAACGGTACCGAAATTGTGCGTCAGTTAATCATTCAAAAAATCAATAAACCCAAACGCGGAACCATTATTTGTATTCCCATTATTAATGTTTTTGGATTTGTGAATCAAACACGTGAATTTCCAGATGGTCGCGATTTGAATCGAGTGTTTCCGGGAAGCAAAACAGGTTCTTTGGCGAGTAGATTTGCTTATTATATTTTGAAAGATATTATTCCACACGTGGATTATGCAATTGATTTTCATGCAGGTGGTGCCAGTCGTTTTAATGCCCCACAAATTAGAATTGTTCCTGAAAATCTAGAATTAAAAGAACTTTCTGATGTTTTTAATGCGCCTTTTACCCTTTATTCAAAAAATATTACGGGTTCGTTTCGAAATTCTTGCGATAAATTAGATGTCAAAATGTTGCTTTTTGAAGGTGGGAAATCATTAGACCTAAATCTTCAAGTTACTGAAGAAGCCGTGGAAGGAACAAAACGTTTTTTAGAGCATTTAGAAATGCTAAATCCGAGAAAAAAAACGAGTATTCCGAAAAAGAAAACCATTTATATCGAAAAATCAAATTGGATTAGAGCAAAATATTCGGGCATGTTTCATGGTTTAACTACGATTGGTAGTTTTGTCAAAAAAGGGGAATTATTGGCTACTATTTCTGACCCTTATGGAAAAATCGAACATAAAGTAAAAGCACCTCATGAAGGGTATATTATTAATGTAAACGATGCTCCAATTATCTATCAAGGTGATGCTATTTTTCATATTTCTACACATTTAGCATAA
- a CDS encoding pyridoxal-dependent decarboxylase: MQFWKKLTQEERKQKIQFALKGNVNFSKDASLGYPASKLDGRVFYDDAPFLKDAPTLQTYVANPNNIGCHTFGTSEKAFYGTQEIEREVLNVIAVDIFKATENEFDGYIAPGGTEANIQAIWVFRNEFMHNFDAKLNEIAILASEDTHYSIPKASNLLQIDWLKIPVGFENREIDVNALDKIISEAKNKGKKYFIAVSNMGTTMFGSVDNPDDYISVLEQHNVTYRLHIDGAYGGFVYPFSNQKSVINFSNPKISSITIDAHKMLQAPYGTGIFICRKGLIENVLTKEAEYVEGMDLTLCGSRSGANAVAVWMILFTYGAYGWFEKVSVLQMRTQFLCNELDHLNIQYFREPFMNIVTIHAESIPEEIAEKYDLVPQQHNVNNKWYKIVLMDHVEVEHLTKFIDELKASVNG; this comes from the coding sequence ATGCAATTTTGGAAAAAACTTACGCAAGAAGAACGAAAACAAAAAATACAATTTGCTTTAAAAGGAAACGTCAACTTTTCTAAAGATGCCTCTTTGGGCTATCCTGCATCAAAGTTAGACGGACGCGTTTTTTATGATGATGCGCCATTTTTAAAAGATGCGCCAACACTTCAAACCTATGTTGCCAATCCAAATAACATTGGATGTCACACTTTTGGTACTTCCGAAAAGGCTTTTTATGGCACACAAGAAATTGAGCGTGAAGTTTTAAACGTAATCGCAGTTGATATTTTTAAAGCTACAGAAAACGAATTTGATGGCTACATTGCGCCTGGTGGAACGGAAGCAAATATTCAAGCGATTTGGGTTTTTAGAAATGAATTCATGCATAATTTTGATGCAAAACTAAACGAAATTGCCATTTTAGCATCAGAAGACACGCATTATTCTATTCCGAAAGCTTCGAATTTATTACAAATTGATTGGTTGAAAATTCCTGTTGGCTTTGAAAATCGTGAAATCGATGTAAATGCATTAGACAAAATCATTTCGGAAGCTAAAAATAAAGGTAAAAAATACTTCATTGCAGTTTCAAATATGGGAACAACCATGTTTGGCTCAGTTGATAACCCCGATGATTATATTTCGGTATTAGAGCAACACAACGTTACTTATCGCTTACATATTGATGGTGCTTATGGCGGATTTGTGTATCCGTTTAGCAATCAAAAATCGGTGATAAACTTTAGTAATCCAAAAATCAGCTCCATTACAATTGATGCTCATAAAATGTTGCAAGCACCGTATGGAACTGGAATTTTTATTTGCCGAAAAGGTTTAATCGAAAACGTATTAACCAAAGAAGCAGAATATGTAGAAGGAATGGATTTAACCCTTTGCGGAAGTCGTTCTGGAGCGAATGCCGTTGCCGTTTGGATGATTTTATTCACATATGGTGCTTATGGTTGGTTTGAAAAAGTAAGTGTTTTACAAATGCGAACGCAATTTTTATGTAACGAATTAGACCATTTAAACATCCAATATTTCCGTGAACCGTTTATGAATATCGTCACTATTCATGCGGAATCCATTCCAGAAGAAATTGCTGAAAAATATGATTTAGTACCTCAACAACACAATGTAAACAACAAATGGTACAAAATTGTGTTAATGGACCACGTAGAAGTAGAACATTTGACTAAATTTATAGACGAATTGAAAGCGTCTGTAAATGGATAA
- a CDS encoding 5-formyltetrahydrofolate cyclo-ligase, whose translation MDKKEARKKSKEARKQLSQEEIEDKSLAIANQLLRMNIWDKLYYHLFLTIEEQKEINTEYILQILAGKDKEIVISKCEFATVGMTHFLLTDNTKIKKNSYNVPEPVDGLEVPDAKIDVVFVPLLAYDTQGNRVGYGKGFYDNFLSKCKPETIKIGLSFFPPEEKIDGVSVKDVKLDFCVTPEEVFRF comes from the coding sequence ATGGATAAAAAAGAAGCAAGAAAAAAGAGCAAAGAAGCAAGAAAACAACTTTCTCAAGAGGAAATCGAAGACAAAAGTTTGGCGATTGCGAACCAATTGTTGCGAATGAATATTTGGGACAAATTGTATTATCATTTGTTTTTAACAATTGAGGAACAAAAAGAAATCAATACCGAATATATTCTTCAAATTTTAGCGGGAAAAGATAAAGAAATCGTTATTTCGAAGTGCGAATTTGCTACTGTAGGCATGACGCATTTTTTATTGACGGATAATACTAAAATCAAAAAAAACAGCTACAACGTTCCTGAACCCGTTGATGGTTTAGAAGTGCCTGATGCAAAAATTGATGTGGTTTTTGTGCCACTTTTAGCTTACGACACACAAGGAAATCGTGTTGGGTATGGAAAAGGCTTTTACGATAACTTTTTAAGCAAATGCAAGCCCGAAACGATTAAAATTGGATTATCCTTCTTTCCTCCAGAAGAAAAAATTGACGGTGTTTCCGTGAAGGATGTGAAATTGGATTTTTGTGTGACGCCTGAAGAAGTTTTTCGTTTTTAA
- a CDS encoding lipoprotein signal peptidase, which produces MSLKKAYLLIISILLIDQISKIYIKTNFYINEEVKVFEWFRIHFIENEGMAWGAEIPGTYGKLILTLFRIVAVGGIAWWLWDSVRKNSSNFLIVAIALIFTGALGNIIDSVFYGVIFNDSYNQVATAFSNDPYGTWFHGEVVDMFYFPIWEGNLPSWLPIWGGKHFTFFNAIFNVADVAISTGVGILIVFNKRAFGESHIMAK; this is translated from the coding sequence ATGTCTCTCAAAAAAGCCTATTTGTTAATCATTAGTATTTTGCTAATTGATCAAATTTCGAAAATTTATATCAAAACTAATTTCTACATTAATGAAGAAGTTAAAGTTTTTGAATGGTTTCGTATTCATTTCATCGAAAATGAAGGCATGGCTTGGGGCGCAGAAATTCCGGGAACATATGGTAAGTTAATCTTAACTTTGTTCAGAATTGTTGCCGTTGGTGGTATTGCATGGTGGTTGTGGGATTCGGTTAGAAAAAACAGTTCTAATTTCCTTATTGTAGCGATTGCATTAATTTTTACAGGTGCTTTGGGAAACATCATCGATTCGGTTTTTTATGGTGTAATTTTTAACGATAGTTACAATCAAGTAGCAACAGCGTTTTCAAACGACCCATATGGCACTTGGTTTCACGGCGAAGTCGTAGATATGTTTTATTTTCCAATATGGGAAGGTAATTTACCGTCTTGGTTACCAATTTGGGGTGGAAAGCATTTTACATTTTTCAATGCGATTTTCAACGTAGCCGATGTAGCAATTTCAACTGGTGTTGGGATTTTGATTGTATTTAATAAAAGAGCTTTTGGCGAAAGTCATATTATGGCAAAATAA